One window of the Anaeromyxobacter dehalogenans 2CP-C genome contains the following:
- the tgt gene encoding tRNA guanosine(34) transglycosylase Tgt has translation MPFRFHPGPRDAETRARRGTLETTHGRVETPAFMPVGTRASVTGLTPADVREAGAEIILGNTYHLLLRPGPEAFRTLGGIHRFMRWDGPVLTDSGGFQIFSLSHDRVITEAGARFRSYVDGRPQLLTPESSIAMQTAIGSDVMMVLDVCLPSTAEAPELRAAMERTHRWALRSLAARTNPEQALFAIVQGGLDPALRAASAGFLTQHPFDGFAIGGLAVGDTREERGDVVARAAELLPPDRPRYLMGVGTPPDLLEAIGHGVDMFDCILPTTLAWQGTAFTSSGRVRLTRTEHRLSELPLDAACACETCRGWSRAYLHHLFKCREPLGPRLVSVHNLRHYLDLMRGARAAIEAGRYRAYQRERLEALDRHEHDRSARPPGRRRLPEPAPAPAPAPDAPPEGARFHLVVTSLGAPAVRDAESGEVMHPVIGPAVEAERLYVAQSRLRERLAEPGPPLVLLDVGLGAGANALAALRAAAAAPPGGRALEVVSFERDLGALALATSDEGAARLGLGPADVAAARALLRDGAWGSARARWRLVVGDLQETLPRQDLRADLIFWDPFSPRANPGLWTLAAFGDAWARSGPRCALYTYSTATATRSALLLAGFHVGVGDPSGPKEQTTAAATDPALLARPLDARWLARLERSSAPFPPDAPPDALARVRAHPQFAARRAEEVA, from the coding sequence ATGCCCTTCCGCTTCCACCCCGGCCCGCGCGACGCCGAGACCCGCGCCCGGCGCGGCACGCTCGAGACGACGCACGGGCGCGTCGAGACCCCCGCCTTCATGCCGGTGGGCACCCGCGCCAGCGTCACCGGGCTCACCCCGGCCGACGTGCGCGAGGCGGGCGCCGAGATCATCCTCGGCAACACCTACCACCTGCTGCTCCGCCCCGGCCCCGAGGCGTTCCGCACGCTCGGCGGGATCCACCGCTTCATGCGCTGGGACGGCCCGGTCCTCACCGACTCCGGCGGCTTCCAGATCTTCTCGCTCTCGCACGACCGGGTCATCACCGAGGCCGGCGCGCGCTTCCGCAGCTACGTGGACGGGCGCCCGCAGCTCCTCACGCCGGAGTCCTCCATCGCGATGCAGACCGCGATCGGCTCGGACGTGATGATGGTCCTCGACGTGTGCCTGCCCTCCACCGCCGAGGCGCCGGAGCTCCGCGCCGCCATGGAGCGCACGCACCGCTGGGCCCTGCGCAGCCTGGCCGCGCGCACCAACCCGGAGCAGGCCCTGTTCGCCATCGTCCAGGGCGGCCTCGATCCCGCGCTGCGCGCCGCCTCGGCCGGCTTCCTCACCCAGCACCCGTTCGACGGCTTCGCGATCGGCGGGCTCGCCGTCGGCGACACGCGCGAGGAGCGCGGGGACGTGGTGGCGCGCGCCGCCGAGCTGCTCCCGCCGGACCGGCCGCGCTACCTCATGGGCGTGGGCACGCCGCCCGACCTCCTCGAGGCCATCGGCCACGGCGTGGACATGTTCGACTGCATCCTGCCCACCACGCTCGCCTGGCAGGGCACCGCCTTCACCTCCAGCGGCCGCGTGCGCCTCACCCGCACCGAGCACCGCCTCTCCGAGCTCCCGCTCGACGCGGCCTGCGCGTGCGAGACCTGCCGCGGCTGGAGCCGCGCCTACCTGCACCACCTGTTCAAGTGCCGCGAGCCGCTCGGGCCGCGCCTCGTCTCGGTCCACAACCTGCGCCACTACCTCGACCTCATGCGCGGCGCGCGCGCCGCCATCGAGGCCGGCCGCTACCGCGCCTACCAGCGCGAGCGGCTCGAGGCGCTCGACCGCCACGAGCACGACCGGAGCGCGCGCCCGCCGGGCCGGCGCCGCCTGCCCGAGCCGGCCCCGGCGCCGGCCCCCGCGCCCGACGCGCCGCCGGAGGGCGCGCGCTTCCACCTCGTCGTCACCTCGCTGGGCGCGCCCGCCGTGCGCGACGCCGAGTCCGGCGAGGTGATGCACCCGGTGATCGGCCCCGCGGTCGAGGCCGAGCGGCTCTACGTGGCGCAGTCGCGCCTCCGCGAGCGGCTGGCCGAGCCGGGGCCGCCGCTGGTGCTGCTCGACGTGGGGCTGGGCGCCGGGGCGAACGCGCTCGCCGCGCTCCGGGCCGCCGCGGCGGCGCCGCCCGGCGGCCGCGCGCTGGAGGTCGTCAGCTTCGAGCGCGACCTCGGGGCGCTGGCGCTCGCGACGTCCGACGAGGGCGCGGCGAGGCTGGGCCTCGGGCCGGCGGACGTGGCCGCGGCCCGCGCGCTGCTCCGCGACGGCGCCTGGGGCTCCGCGCGGGCACGCTGGCGGCTGGTCGTGGGCGACCTGCAGGAGACGCTGCCCCGGCAGGATCTCCGCGCCGACCTCATCTTCTGGGATCCGTTCAGCCCGCGCGCGAACCCGGGGCTGTGGACGCTGGCCGCGTTCGGCGACGCCTGGGCGCGCTCGGGCCCGCGCTGCGCGCTCTACACGTACAGCACCGCCACCGCCACCCGCTCGGCCCTGCTGCTCGCCGGCTTCCACGTGGGCGTGGGCGACCCGAGCGGCCCCAAGGAGCAGACCACCGCGGCCGCGACCGATCCGGCGCTCCTGGCGCGCCCGCTCGACGCGCGCTGGCTCGCGAGGCTCGAGCGCTCCTCGGCGCCGTTCCCGCCGGACGCCCCGCCCGACGCGCTCGCCCGCGTGCGCGCGCACCCGCAGTTCGCGGCGCGGCGCGCGGAGGAGGTCGCGTGA
- the dsrP gene encoding sulfate reduction electron transfer complex DsrMKJOP subunit DsrP — protein sequence MSGILEFVKGCVRQVLSGGRAYKAWMAFLLVMIGVGVVSYTHQATAGLIASNMRDDVSWAFYIGNFTFLVGVAAAAVLLVIPAYVYQWKPIKEVVVLGELLAISALVMALLFILVDMGRPDRFLHIAPLLGTPNWPASMLTWDALVLNTYLGLNLVLVLYLLFKTYRGEHYDKRIFLPLVLLSIPVSISTHTVTAFLYNGMAARPYWNASILAPRFIASAFCSGPAVMIILFQLLRKAFKFDIKDEAIWKIAELMSYAMFLNLFLLGAELFKEYYSATEHLLYTQYLWGGIGEHTVLVKYAWLSLACSVIAFLLFLVPRTRKNFLTLNIGCVLIWAGVYIEKGMGLIIPGFTPSTLGQIYEYTPTRMEWGVAGGVFGIGFLTFTILVKIAVPILVGTFRAPERAHGHAPAAGYPVP from the coding sequence ATGTCCGGAATCCTCGAGTTCGTGAAGGGCTGCGTCCGCCAGGTGCTCTCGGGCGGCCGCGCCTACAAGGCGTGGATGGCCTTCCTCCTCGTCATGATCGGCGTGGGCGTCGTGTCGTACACGCACCAGGCCACCGCCGGCCTCATCGCCAGCAACATGCGCGACGACGTGTCCTGGGCGTTCTACATCGGGAACTTCACGTTCCTGGTGGGCGTGGCCGCCGCGGCGGTGCTGCTGGTGATCCCCGCCTACGTCTACCAGTGGAAGCCCATCAAGGAGGTGGTGGTCCTCGGCGAGCTGCTCGCCATCAGCGCGCTGGTGATGGCGCTGCTGTTCATCCTGGTGGACATGGGCCGCCCGGATCGCTTCCTGCACATCGCGCCGCTGCTGGGCACGCCCAACTGGCCGGCGTCGATGCTGACCTGGGACGCGCTGGTGCTGAACACGTACCTGGGGCTCAACCTGGTGCTGGTGCTGTACCTGCTGTTCAAGACGTACCGCGGCGAGCACTACGACAAGCGCATCTTCCTGCCGCTGGTGCTGCTCTCGATCCCGGTGTCCATCTCGACGCACACCGTGACCGCGTTCCTCTACAACGGCATGGCGGCGCGCCCGTACTGGAACGCGTCGATCCTGGCGCCGCGCTTCATCGCCTCGGCGTTCTGCTCCGGCCCGGCGGTGATGATCATCCTGTTCCAGCTGCTCCGGAAGGCGTTCAAGTTCGACATCAAGGACGAGGCCATCTGGAAGATCGCCGAGCTCATGTCGTACGCGATGTTCCTGAACCTGTTCCTGCTCGGCGCCGAGCTGTTCAAGGAGTACTACTCGGCCACCGAGCACCTGCTCTACACGCAGTACCTGTGGGGCGGGATCGGCGAGCACACGGTGCTGGTGAAGTACGCCTGGCTCTCGCTCGCGTGCAGCGTGATCGCGTTCCTGCTGTTCCTCGTGCCGCGCACCCGCAAGAACTTCCTCACCCTGAACATCGGGTGCGTGCTCATCTGGGCCGGCGTCTACATCGAGAAGGGGATGGGGCTGATCATCCCCGGGTTCACCCCCTCGACGCTGGGCCAGATATACGAGTACACGCCCACCAGGATGGAGTGGGGCGTCGCGGGCGGGGTGTTCGGGATCGGCTTCCTGACCTTCACGATCCTGGTGAAGATCGCGGTGCCCATCCTCGTCGGTACGTTCAGGGCGCCCGAGCGCGCGCACGGCCATGCGCCGGCGGCAGGGTACCCGGTTCCCTAG
- a CDS encoding YheT family hydrolase, whose amino-acid sequence MTAYRPSRWLPGAHAMTVFASVARPLPRPPAVRERWELPDGDFLDVDRFAGPTADAPVLVVCHGLEGSSRAPYVRGLVALALAHGLAALALNFRGCSGAPNRLPRFYHSGETGDLDEVVRRLAAERPGRALVLSGFSLGGNVVAKYLGERGDDLAPEVRGAAVVSVPFDLARSARAIDGPGFWNWVYRERFLRRLRAKALAKAARFPDRLDAAAIRAVTTFAGFDGAVTAPLHGFASAADYWTRCSAGRFVAGVRRPMLALAALDDPMVPGDTLPLEAARANPRVELVATTAGGHVGFVSGAPFRPNFWAELRVAAFAAELAGAAPGAARPRRS is encoded by the coding sequence GTGACCGCCTACCGCCCGAGCCGCTGGCTCCCGGGCGCGCACGCCATGACCGTCTTCGCGAGCGTGGCGCGCCCGCTGCCGCGCCCGCCCGCGGTCCGCGAGCGCTGGGAGCTCCCCGACGGCGACTTCCTCGACGTGGACCGCTTCGCCGGCCCCACGGCGGACGCGCCGGTGCTGGTGGTCTGCCACGGCCTGGAGGGCTCGTCGCGCGCGCCGTACGTCCGCGGCCTGGTGGCGCTGGCGCTCGCGCACGGCCTGGCCGCGCTGGCCCTGAACTTCCGCGGCTGCTCCGGCGCGCCGAACCGGCTGCCGCGCTTCTACCACTCGGGCGAGACCGGCGACCTCGACGAGGTGGTGCGGCGGCTGGCGGCGGAGCGCCCGGGGCGCGCGCTCGTGCTCTCCGGCTTCTCGCTGGGCGGCAACGTGGTCGCGAAGTACCTGGGCGAGCGCGGCGACGACCTCGCGCCCGAGGTGCGGGGCGCCGCGGTGGTGTCGGTGCCGTTCGACCTCGCCCGCTCGGCGCGCGCCATCGACGGCCCGGGCTTCTGGAACTGGGTGTACCGGGAGCGCTTCCTGCGGCGGCTGCGCGCCAAGGCGCTGGCGAAGGCCGCCCGCTTCCCCGATCGCCTCGACGCGGCGGCCATCCGCGCGGTCACCACCTTCGCCGGCTTCGACGGCGCGGTGACCGCCCCGCTCCACGGCTTCGCCTCGGCCGCGGACTACTGGACCCGCTGCTCGGCCGGGCGCTTCGTGGCGGGCGTCCGCCGGCCGATGCTGGCGCTCGCCGCGCTCGACGACCCGATGGTCCCGGGCGACACGCTGCCGCTGGAGGCGGCGCGCGCCAACCCGCGCGTCGAGCTGGTCGCGACGACGGCGGGCGGGCACGTGGGCTTCGTCTCGGGGGCGCCGTTCCGCCCCAACTTCTGGGCGGAGCTGCGGGTCGCGGCGTTCGCGGCGGAGCTGGCCGGCGCCGCGCCGGGCGCCGCGCGGCCGCGCCGAAGCTAG
- a CDS encoding tRNA-uridine aminocarboxypropyltransferase, with the protein MPPAPDRCPRCAFPTALCLCAEVPRLRAPVRFLIVRHASERERMTNTARWAALALPGTEILEHGLPGEPLALPDLAAAGAVALFPSPVPTPPPAAPPRLVVVPDGTWSQARRMMQRIPALQRLPRLTLGGPPDGLRLRRPPRADGMSTLEAMAGALSALGAPDAAERLLGLHAVAVERVLRLRGTWEAGCAEAAHGHLPRA; encoded by the coding sequence GTGCCCCCCGCCCCCGACCGCTGCCCGCGCTGCGCCTTCCCGACCGCGCTCTGCCTGTGCGCCGAGGTGCCGCGGCTCCGCGCTCCGGTGCGCTTCCTCATCGTGCGCCACGCCAGCGAGCGGGAGCGGATGACCAACACCGCGCGCTGGGCGGCGCTGGCGCTCCCCGGCACCGAGATCCTGGAGCACGGCCTGCCGGGCGAGCCCCTCGCGCTGCCGGACCTCGCCGCCGCCGGCGCGGTGGCGCTGTTCCCCTCCCCCGTCCCGACCCCGCCGCCCGCGGCGCCGCCGCGGCTGGTGGTGGTGCCCGACGGCACCTGGAGCCAGGCCCGCCGGATGATGCAGCGGATCCCCGCGCTCCAGCGGCTCCCGCGGCTGACGCTGGGCGGGCCGCCCGACGGCCTGCGCCTGCGCCGCCCCCCGCGCGCCGACGGCATGTCCACGCTGGAGGCGATGGCCGGCGCGCTCTCCGCGCTCGGCGCGCCGGACGCGGCGGAGCGCCTCCTCGGGCTGCACGCCGTGGCGGTGGAGCGCGTCCTCAGGTTGCGCGGCACCTGGGAGGCGGGCTGCGCCGAGGCCGCGCACGGCCACCTTCCCCGCGCCTAG
- a CDS encoding c-type cytochrome: protein MKRLVAVLAFAAFTFAARADDGAAVFAQKCAVCHGKDGKGAPAGKALGAKDLTTVKLSEAEIVKVVENGKGKMTGFKGKLSDEQVKSVAKYVKGGLK, encoded by the coding sequence ATGAAGCGTCTCGTCGCCGTCCTCGCCTTCGCCGCCTTCACCTTCGCCGCCCGCGCCGACGACGGCGCCGCCGTGTTTGCCCAGAAGTGCGCCGTGTGCCACGGCAAGGACGGGAAGGGCGCGCCCGCCGGCAAGGCGCTCGGCGCCAAGGACCTCACCACCGTGAAGCTGTCCGAGGCCGAGATCGTGAAGGTGGTCGAGAACGGCAAGGGCAAGATGACGGGCTTCAAGGGCAAGCTCAGCGACGAGCAGGTGAAGTCGGTCGCGAAGTACGTGAAGGGCGGCCTGAAGTAG
- a CDS encoding heparan-alpha-glucosaminide N-acetyltransferase domain-containing protein produces the protein MSDGSLTIPPKAPRIPTLDAARAVGVVAMVFGHTLDALLSAEARAAPGMVLYWKARGFTAPLFMLVSGWAVTVAIRRGRARGLDVPRGRLGRVLLLLAIGYGLRWPGWGIDQLRVGDPAVWSHLLAFDALHVIGVSLLVAALVLALPWTSREKAGVFALLGVLAVALAMRSPAPVLPAPAELPAPGLGMAVAQALGGTSPFPLLPWCIYFFAGAVVGLTAPADARRRTVALGLAGAAMFAVTLWTGLEDLPPAHPGLIAYRIGAVLLLLAALSAVPAAAAARLAPVGKASLGVYAIHIPIVWGWSTWHGLALRVGPSLSAWNAVLVAALVLGASFGLHLAFKHLRGAGAAGLRRVRSALDGVALDP, from the coding sequence TTGTCCGACGGCAGCCTCACGATCCCCCCGAAGGCCCCCCGCATCCCGACGCTCGACGCCGCCCGCGCGGTGGGCGTGGTGGCCATGGTCTTCGGCCACACGCTCGACGCGCTGCTCTCGGCGGAGGCGCGGGCCGCGCCGGGGATGGTCCTGTACTGGAAGGCGCGCGGCTTCACCGCGCCGCTGTTCATGCTGGTCTCCGGCTGGGCGGTCACGGTCGCGATCCGCCGGGGCCGCGCCCGCGGCCTCGACGTCCCGCGCGGCCGGCTCGGCCGCGTGCTGCTCCTGCTCGCCATCGGCTACGGGCTGCGCTGGCCGGGGTGGGGCATCGACCAGCTCCGCGTCGGCGACCCGGCGGTGTGGAGCCACCTCCTCGCGTTCGACGCCCTCCACGTGATCGGCGTGTCGCTGCTCGTCGCCGCGCTGGTCCTGGCGCTGCCCTGGACGTCGCGCGAGAAGGCGGGCGTGTTCGCGCTGCTGGGCGTGCTCGCGGTGGCGCTCGCCATGCGGTCGCCCGCGCCGGTGCTGCCCGCGCCGGCGGAGCTGCCGGCGCCCGGGCTCGGGATGGCCGTGGCGCAGGCGCTGGGCGGCACCTCGCCGTTCCCGCTGCTGCCGTGGTGCATCTACTTCTTCGCCGGCGCGGTCGTGGGCCTCACCGCGCCCGCCGACGCGCGCCGCCGCACCGTGGCGCTCGGCCTGGCCGGCGCGGCCATGTTCGCCGTCACGCTCTGGACCGGGCTCGAGGACCTGCCCCCCGCGCACCCCGGGCTCATCGCCTACCGCATCGGCGCGGTGCTGCTGCTGCTCGCGGCGCTCTCGGCGGTGCCCGCGGCGGCGGCCGCGCGCCTCGCGCCGGTCGGCAAGGCGTCGCTGGGCGTCTACGCCATCCACATCCCCATCGTCTGGGGCTGGTCCACCTGGCACGGCCTCGCGCTGCGCGTCGGCCCGTCGCTCTCCGCGTGGAACGCGGTGCTGGTCGCCGCGCTGGTGCTCGGGGCGAGCTTCGGGCTCCACCTCGCGTTCAAGCACCTCCGCGGCGCGGGCGCGGCCGGGCTGCGCCGGGTGCGCTCGGCGCTGGACGGGGTCGCGCTCGATCCCTAG
- a CDS encoding 4Fe-4S dicluster domain-containing protein has product MTPNKSLPVVTDADAPPASPRDGVDPIGDGPLDPARRAFLRTAAAGTAVAALASCSSGVDMEDFLRKHFKELSPDELKKVLAKVEKRNQERFGKKTTVSAKGPQPGVEYGYGLDISRCVGCRRCVYACVKENNQSRTEPQIHWIQVLEMDKEHGVDLAHADLYYEADAVPRPGKFYFPVQCQQCRNPPCVKACPTQATWKEQDGIVVIDYDWCIGCRCCMSACPYGARHFNWATPNLPAEELNPDQHYLGNRPRPKGVVEKCTFCIQRVREGRYTACVEVCPVGARKFGNLLDPESEIRKVMETKRVFVFKEELATHPQFYYFYAT; this is encoded by the coding sequence ATGACCCCGAACAAGAGCCTGCCGGTCGTGACGGACGCGGACGCGCCGCCCGCGTCGCCGCGCGACGGCGTCGATCCCATCGGCGACGGTCCGCTCGACCCGGCGCGGCGCGCGTTCCTCCGCACCGCGGCCGCGGGCACCGCGGTGGCGGCGCTCGCGTCGTGCAGCAGCGGCGTGGACATGGAGGACTTCCTCCGCAAGCACTTCAAGGAGCTCTCGCCGGACGAGCTGAAGAAGGTGCTCGCCAAGGTGGAGAAGCGGAACCAGGAGCGCTTCGGCAAGAAGACCACCGTCTCGGCGAAGGGGCCGCAGCCCGGCGTCGAGTACGGCTACGGCCTCGACATCTCCCGCTGCGTGGGCTGCCGCCGCTGCGTCTACGCCTGCGTGAAGGAGAACAACCAGTCCCGCACCGAGCCGCAGATCCACTGGATCCAGGTGCTGGAGATGGACAAGGAGCACGGCGTGGACCTGGCCCACGCCGACCTGTACTACGAGGCCGACGCGGTGCCGCGCCCGGGCAAGTTCTACTTCCCGGTGCAGTGCCAGCAGTGCCGGAACCCGCCCTGCGTGAAGGCCTGCCCGACGCAGGCGACGTGGAAGGAGCAGGACGGCATCGTGGTCATCGACTACGACTGGTGCATCGGCTGCCGCTGCTGCATGTCGGCCTGCCCGTACGGCGCGCGCCACTTCAACTGGGCCACGCCGAACCTGCCGGCCGAGGAGCTGAACCCGGACCAGCACTACCTCGGGAACCGCCCGCGCCCGAAGGGCGTGGTGGAGAAGTGCACGTTCTGCATCCAGCGCGTGCGCGAGGGCCGCTACACGGCCTGCGTCGAGGTGTGCCCCGTGGGCGCCCGGAAGTTCGGGAACCTGCTCGACCCGGAGAGCGAGATCCGCAAGGTGATGGAGACGAAGCGCGTCTTCGTCTTCAAGGAGGAGCTCGCCACGCACCCGCAGTTCTACTACTTCTACGCGACCTAG